Proteins encoded within one genomic window of Schaalia sp. HMT-172:
- a CDS encoding type II toxin-antitoxin system death-on-curing family toxin, with protein sequence MTTDPSDKLFEFAVCYARTECSGSLISEHKLRSACGRPFQTFDGSLLHPTVVSQAAALLEGIVLAHAFDDGNKRTGWMTLIYFLACHRQTLRGISDAEGEEVVVSVVTHNLPLADFAGWIAQHLVPLTE encoded by the coding sequence GTGACCACCGATCCTAGCGACAAGCTGTTCGAGTTTGCGGTCTGCTACGCGCGCACCGAGTGTTCCGGTTCTTTGATCTCGGAACACAAGCTTCGGAGCGCGTGTGGCAGACCCTTTCAAACCTTCGATGGGTCCTTGCTGCATCCAACCGTCGTCAGTCAGGCTGCTGCTCTCTTAGAGGGAATCGTCTTAGCTCACGCGTTTGACGACGGGAACAAAAGAACCGGCTGGATGACCCTCATTTACTTCCTTGCTTGCCATCGACAAACCCTCCGGGGCATATCCGATGCAGAGGGCGAAGAAGTGGTGGTTTCCGTCGTCACTCACAATCTTCCCCTCGCGGACTTCGCAGGCTGGATCGCCCAGCACCTCGTACCGCTCACCGAATAG
- a CDS encoding amino acid ABC transporter ATP-binding protein, with protein MSVPTMNEASPASDNTIPVLSAVGVVKRFGDNVVLRGLDLDVAAHEVVVLLGASGSGKSTLLRCANLLERVDDGQIFLSGVDITDPRANADQIRARIGVVFQHYNLFPHMSVLDNVTLAARKVHGWEKDRARERGMELLERIGLKDKAKEYPDRLSGGQQQRVAIARALATNPELLLLDEITAALDPVLVGEVLDLVREIKAQGSTILMATHEISFARQAADRVVFLRGGQIVEQGPPEQVIDNPREQATRDFLARILH; from the coding sequence ATGTCGGTCCCCACGATGAACGAGGCCTCCCCCGCCTCGGACAACACGATCCCGGTCCTGAGCGCCGTCGGCGTCGTCAAGCGCTTCGGCGACAACGTCGTCCTGCGCGGCCTGGACCTGGACGTCGCCGCGCACGAGGTCGTGGTCCTCTTGGGCGCGTCGGGCTCGGGTAAGTCGACGCTGCTGCGCTGCGCAAACCTGCTGGAGCGGGTGGACGACGGCCAGATCTTCCTGTCTGGCGTGGACATCACGGATCCGCGCGCGAACGCGGATCAGATCCGCGCGCGCATCGGCGTGGTGTTCCAGCACTACAACCTGTTCCCGCACATGTCTGTGCTGGACAACGTGACGCTGGCGGCCCGCAAGGTGCACGGCTGGGAGAAGGACCGCGCGCGCGAGCGCGGCATGGAGCTGTTGGAGCGCATCGGCTTGAAGGACAAGGCGAAGGAGTACCCGGATCGCCTGTCGGGCGGCCAGCAGCAGCGCGTGGCGATCGCACGCGCGCTCGCCACGAACCCGGAGCTTCTCCTGCTGGACGAGATCACGGCCGCGCTGGACCCGGTGCTCGTCGGCGAGGTCTTGGATCTCGTGCGCGAGATCAAGGCTCAGGGCTCGACCATTCTCATGGCGACGCACGAGATCAGCTTCGCTCGACAGGCAGCCGACCGAGTCGTGTTCCTGCGCGGCGGCCAGATCGTCGAGCAGGGCCCGCCCGAGCAGGTCATCGACAACCCGCGCGAGCAGGCAACCCGGGACTTCCTGGCGCGAATCCTGCACTGA
- a CDS encoding ABC transporter ATP-binding protein, translating into MTHDTAGLVTRALTKTYMRGNTPVHALAGVDLTLPQGTQVAIMGPSGSGKTTLLHCLAGVLRPSSGSIMLDGEEMTTMSERVLSDLRLRRFGFVFQDGQLLPELPTQENIAMPLMLAGTPKSQAIARAREILTNLGLDGAGPYRPGQLSGGQAQRVAIGRALATNPSVIFADEPTGALDQATGGEVMSLLTSACASTGASLVLVTHDPAVAARLPHTIHVRDGRISLEARGSGTPSQGVAR; encoded by the coding sequence ATGACACACGACACGGCGGGTCTGGTGACCCGAGCACTGACGAAGACATACATGCGTGGGAACACGCCCGTCCATGCCCTGGCAGGCGTCGACCTGACCCTCCCGCAGGGCACGCAGGTGGCGATCATGGGTCCCTCGGGCTCCGGTAAGACCACGCTCCTGCACTGCCTGGCGGGCGTGCTGCGCCCCAGCTCCGGGTCAATCATGCTCGACGGCGAGGAGATGACGACCATGTCGGAGCGGGTGCTCTCCGACCTGCGCCTGCGCCGCTTCGGCTTCGTGTTCCAGGACGGCCAGCTCCTGCCCGAGCTGCCCACGCAGGAGAACATCGCGATGCCCCTCATGCTCGCGGGCACGCCCAAGTCGCAGGCCATCGCTCGCGCACGCGAGATCCTGACGAACCTCGGCCTCGACGGCGCCGGCCCCTACCGCCCCGGCCAGCTCTCGGGCGGCCAGGCCCAGCGCGTCGCGATCGGGCGCGCGCTCGCCACCAATCCTTCGGTGATCTTCGCGGATGAGCCCACGGGCGCCCTCGACCAGGCAACCGGCGGCGAGGTCATGTCCCTCCTGACGAGCGCCTGCGCCTCCACCGGCGCATCCCTCGTCCTCGTCACCCACGACCCAGCCGTCGCCGCGCGCCTGCCGCACACGATCCACGTGCGCGACGGCCGCATCTCCCTCGAGGCCCGAGGCAGTGGAACCCCCAGCCAGGGGGTGGCCCGATGA
- a CDS encoding efflux ABC transporter permease: MSAVRTAAGALLRSRDRATSVLTVAAFALPHAFLLAVTGGVMAFGARAAVAATSATADDPSSLDGMASFYVMLAYFAATLLIVPIISMGAAAARLGMSRRERDLAVLRLVGLAPGKTKLACILETCVFAAIGVLVGSILYAVTLPAWGALSFQGRPMGASEMWVGVVALLVEGLAMILLASLSSWLAMRTVAITPLGVARRTQAGRVSAVGPVLGLVLLVLWLSVGTLAMNLGTAIGMAVFMGFMGAIFLIVNLVGVWSISLMGRIMARASRTPQMMVAGRRMADDPRAVWRSFGAVALVGFLVGIMYPAASAISMSGDSTDEVGRIVIGDINRGMLLTFAITLALGAVSTAVNQSIRVLDSADQVRALSYMGSPRGFMDRSRRLEVAIPASVMIVGSMLLGMVFMSPMLAAGAVKGFLVALATAIVGVVLIVAASEATVPLRRRILAGVREGRE; encoded by the coding sequence ATGAGCGCCGTGCGCACAGCCGCCGGAGCGCTCCTGCGGTCGCGCGACCGGGCGACGAGTGTCCTCACGGTCGCTGCCTTTGCCCTGCCGCACGCGTTCCTGCTCGCGGTCACGGGCGGCGTCATGGCCTTCGGGGCGCGTGCAGCCGTGGCTGCCACGTCCGCCACGGCCGACGACCCCTCAAGCCTCGACGGGATGGCGTCCTTCTACGTGATGCTTGCGTACTTCGCGGCCACCCTGCTGATCGTTCCCATCATCTCGATGGGGGCCGCGGCCGCGCGCCTGGGCATGAGCAGGCGTGAGCGCGACCTCGCGGTCCTGCGCCTCGTCGGCCTCGCGCCGGGAAAGACGAAGCTTGCCTGCATCCTCGAAACCTGCGTGTTCGCGGCCATCGGCGTCCTCGTCGGATCGATCCTGTACGCGGTGACACTGCCCGCGTGGGGTGCCCTGTCCTTCCAGGGACGCCCGATGGGGGCCAGCGAGATGTGGGTGGGGGTCGTGGCCCTCCTCGTCGAGGGGCTCGCCATGATCCTCCTGGCCTCCCTGTCCTCGTGGCTGGCCATGCGCACAGTCGCGATCACGCCCCTGGGCGTCGCGCGCCGAACGCAGGCGGGCCGAGTGAGCGCGGTCGGCCCCGTCCTCGGACTGGTCCTCCTCGTCCTCTGGCTGAGCGTCGGCACCCTCGCGATGAACCTGGGAACCGCGATCGGCATGGCCGTGTTCATGGGCTTCATGGGCGCGATCTTCCTGATCGTCAACCTGGTGGGCGTCTGGTCGATCAGCCTCATGGGCCGCATCATGGCTCGGGCTTCGCGCACCCCTCAGATGATGGTGGCCGGGCGCCGCATGGCCGACGACCCGCGCGCCGTGTGGCGCTCCTTCGGGGCGGTTGCCCTCGTCGGGTTCCTCGTGGGCATCATGTACCCGGCCGCCTCCGCGATCTCGATGAGCGGGGACTCTACGGACGAGGTCGGGCGCATCGTCATCGGCGACATCAACAGGGGCATGCTGCTCACCTTCGCGATCACCCTCGCACTGGGCGCCGTGTCGACCGCGGTCAACCAGTCGATCCGCGTCCTCGACTCTGCCGACCAGGTGCGCGCCCTGTCCTACATGGGGTCGCCGCGCGGCTTCATGGACCGCAGCCGCCGCCTCGAGGTCGCGATTCCCGCGTCCGTGATGATCGTCGGCTCGATGCTGCTCGGCATGGTGTTTATGTCGCCGATGCTCGCGGCGGGCGCCGTCAAGGGGTTCCTTGTCGCGCTCGCCACCGCGATCGTGGGTGTGGTCCTCATCGTTGCCGCCTCCGAGGCGACCGTCCCGCTGCGCCGCCGCATCCTGGCGGGAGTGCGCGAGGGACGCGAGTAG
- a CDS encoding amidohydrolase family protein: MSDVVVWSAGMVIPITAPSILDGAVAVRDGRIEHVGARGWVINTLSQRGLSFTERHCDGVLLPGLVNAHTHLQYTGMASVGAGQYRGFDDWARAFDEVYDAGGLDWAGDAAAGARLLLEGGTTAAADVVTDAAAASALHDAGLHGVAYWEVMGWSNEEWRARGEREVSASLDAMPTPPAVGISPHAPYSLDAEPLLDLPDMARRRGMRIHIHLGESHSEAEWSETRTTALADLWKSEHSSSFTAMRSRGGGFSSTQFVDQLGVLGPDCHVAHGVYMRADDRRRLRARQTAVALCPRSNRVIGLDAPPVGAYLAEGNMIAVGTDSLSSSPSLDLLEDVALLFDLARSQGYEDQDLARRLLQAATLGGATAMGLATGPDRLGQLQSGAVADMCVVDVPVTSIVETIDTVARHGAGRVVETVVSGRVRYSASR; the protein is encoded by the coding sequence ATGAGCGACGTGGTCGTCTGGTCCGCCGGCATGGTCATCCCGATCACCGCCCCCTCGATTCTCGACGGCGCTGTCGCCGTGCGCGACGGGCGCATCGAGCACGTAGGGGCGCGCGGCTGGGTCATCAACACGCTCTCGCAGCGCGGCCTTTCCTTCACGGAACGCCACTGTGACGGCGTGCTGCTTCCCGGCCTCGTCAATGCGCACACGCACCTGCAGTACACGGGCATGGCGTCCGTGGGCGCGGGGCAGTATCGGGGTTTCGACGACTGGGCGCGCGCCTTCGACGAGGTCTACGACGCGGGCGGCCTGGACTGGGCAGGGGACGCGGCCGCGGGCGCGCGCCTGCTCCTGGAGGGCGGCACGACCGCCGCCGCCGACGTGGTGACGGACGCGGCCGCGGCCTCGGCGCTGCACGACGCGGGCCTGCACGGCGTCGCCTACTGGGAGGTCATGGGCTGGTCGAACGAGGAGTGGCGGGCACGCGGTGAGCGCGAGGTCTCCGCTTCTCTGGACGCGATGCCGACCCCTCCGGCCGTGGGCATCTCCCCGCACGCCCCCTACTCCCTCGACGCCGAGCCGCTCCTGGATTTGCCGGACATGGCCAGGCGCCGCGGCATGCGCATCCACATTCACCTGGGCGAGTCCCACTCCGAGGCCGAATGGTCCGAGACGCGCACGACCGCCCTGGCCGACCTGTGGAAGAGCGAGCACTCCTCGTCGTTCACGGCGATGCGCTCGCGCGGGGGTGGCTTCTCGTCGACGCAGTTCGTCGATCAGCTGGGCGTCCTCGGGCCCGACTGCCACGTCGCGCACGGCGTGTACATGCGCGCCGACGACCGCCGGCGACTGCGCGCCCGCCAGACGGCAGTGGCGCTGTGCCCGCGCTCGAATCGCGTGATCGGCCTGGACGCGCCGCCCGTCGGCGCCTACCTCGCAGAGGGCAACATGATCGCGGTGGGCACGGACTCCCTGTCCTCCTCCCCGTCCCTCGACCTGCTCGAGGACGTCGCCCTCCTCTTCGACCTGGCGCGATCTCAGGGCTACGAGGATCAGGACCTGGCGCGCCGCCTCCTGCAGGCCGCGACCCTGGGCGGTGCCACCGCGATGGGCCTGGCGACCGGCCCTGACCGCCTGGGTCAGCTCCAGTCGGGCGCAGTCGCCGACATGTGCGTCGTCGACGTGCCCGTCACCTCGATCGTGGAGACCATCGACACCGTCGCCCGCCACGGCGCAGGTCGCGTCGTCGAAACCGTCGTGTCCGGGCGCGTGCGCTACTCGGCCTCGCGCTGA
- a CDS encoding HAD-IIB family hydrolase: MTTPTDPARYAGADLRLAAVDMDGTLLDDDKNFPPGMDELLDQMDARGVTFAPASGRQVWTLIDMFPGRLGMTVIGENGGIVMRDGVEVSSHPVDTPTVREVIRLVREATSGSDGIDGGLVMCGKQFAYVERTDDRFVDGVMPYYHRTKRVDDQIAIIDAIEAGEIDDAIVKLAVYVIGPVQALAEATLANFADTHQYAISGANWADLQIRGVDKGSAVRDLQRFLGVDRSQTAVFGDAGNDLSMMSEGDLSFAMANASRDVVEAARFVAPSNNEAGVAQVLRALLG; this comes from the coding sequence ATGACGACCCCCACTGACCCCGCGCGTTACGCGGGCGCCGACCTGCGCCTGGCCGCCGTCGACATGGACGGCACGCTCCTGGACGATGACAAGAACTTCCCGCCCGGCATGGACGAGCTGCTCGACCAGATGGATGCGCGCGGCGTCACCTTCGCGCCCGCGTCCGGCCGCCAGGTGTGGACCCTCATCGACATGTTCCCCGGGCGCCTGGGCATGACCGTCATCGGCGAGAACGGCGGCATCGTCATGCGTGACGGCGTCGAGGTCTCCTCCCACCCCGTCGACACCCCCACCGTGCGCGAGGTCATCCGCCTCGTGCGGGAAGCTACCTCGGGTTCGGACGGGATCGACGGCGGCCTGGTCATGTGCGGCAAGCAATTCGCCTACGTCGAGCGCACCGACGACCGCTTCGTCGACGGCGTCATGCCCTACTACCACCGCACCAAGCGCGTGGATGACCAGATCGCCATCATCGACGCGATCGAGGCCGGCGAGATCGACGACGCGATCGTCAAGCTCGCCGTGTACGTCATTGGGCCGGTCCAGGCGCTCGCGGAGGCCACCCTGGCCAACTTCGCTGACACGCACCAATACGCGATTTCCGGCGCGAATTGGGCGGACCTGCAGATTCGCGGCGTCGACAAGGGCAGCGCCGTGCGTGACCTGCAGCGCTTCCTCGGGGTGGATCGTTCCCAGACCGCCGTCTTCGGCGACGCGGGAAACGACCTGTCGATGATGAGCGAGGGGGACCTGTCCTTCGCGATGGCTAACGCGTCGCGGGACGTCGTCGAGGCTGCACGTTTCGTGGCGCCCTCGAACAACGAGGCCGGGGTCGCCCAGGTGCTGCGCGCTCTCCTCGGGTGA
- a CDS encoding GNAT family N-acetyltransferase codes for MTTQEPETLGFYALAMGAVQRSKLPDALKPGRRPDPCPILLLARLAVDQRAQGNGIGAALLKDALFRAYKLSNEVGFAALLVHCANDHVREFYLSQSSHFVPCPEADNHLMLPLRAMQEFIDAL; via the coding sequence GTGACAACGCAGGAACCCGAAACGCTCGGCTTCTACGCCCTGGCGATGGGAGCAGTGCAGCGCAGCAAACTCCCAGATGCCCTCAAACCCGGTCGACGCCCGGACCCATGTCCCATTCTTCTCCTTGCACGTCTTGCCGTCGATCAGCGCGCGCAGGGAAACGGCATCGGCGCAGCCCTGCTCAAAGACGCACTCTTTCGAGCCTACAAGCTCAGTAATGAGGTGGGATTCGCCGCCCTCCTGGTCCACTGTGCCAACGACCACGTGCGCGAGTTCTACCTCAGCCAGTCCTCACACTTTGTTCCCTGCCCGGAGGCAGACAACCACCTCATGCTGCCACTGCGCGCTATGCAGGAGTTCATCGACGCTCTGTGA
- a CDS encoding cupin domain-containing protein encodes MTDVSPLIDAMGLAPHPEGGHYRRTWTAPTRVDTPRGSRHSASAIIFLLECDEEARWHLVHSDELWIWSGPGALEVHLGGRGDAPDADPRIVTLGSPDGAQASDPTNPVQVLVRAGTWQRTFARGDYALATCVVSPEFTFDDWTLAEGA; translated from the coding sequence ATGACCGACGTGTCCCCGCTGATTGACGCCATGGGCCTCGCGCCCCACCCCGAGGGCGGGCACTACCGCCGCACGTGGACCGCGCCCACCCGCGTGGACACGCCGCGCGGGAGCCGCCACAGTGCCTCCGCGATCATCTTCCTCCTCGAGTGCGACGAGGAGGCCCGCTGGCACCTCGTCCACTCCGACGAGCTGTGGATCTGGTCGGGGCCCGGTGCCCTCGAGGTGCACCTGGGAGGCAGAGGGGACGCGCCCGACGCCGACCCGCGCATCGTCACGCTGGGTTCTCCGGACGGCGCGCAGGCCTCCGATCCGACGAACCCCGTGCAGGTCCTCGTGAGGGCCGGTACCTGGCAGCGCACCTTCGCCCGCGGCGACTACGCGCTGGCCACCTGCGTCGTCTCCCCCGAGTTCACCTTCGACGACTGGACGCTCGCCGAGGGGGCCTAA
- a CDS encoding adenosylhomocysteinase: MNRALDPLAAQLLLRAYARATNMLIAGRSFATDDPTLAALLRAFGAHVRPLSDAEGTPASPPVVFSLEEDAAPRPGAITVLAPGGVFRAVVAPDGRTITGPGDEERIEWARAHMPVTEAAARALAPLVAGRSVGLSLVLEPKTAALALMLSEAGARVSVFGWASETREDVAARLRDAGIPVFADSAASREREWELAREFLAQRSEFLLDDGSHLIRLAHDTEDCPGVLDALVGAAEETTSGLRPLRSFDLRIPVMASNDARSKTLFDNAYGTGQSCWTTILDLIDPRGVGAPVAGMSVVVIGYGDVGRGCARFGAALGAAVTVVELDPVRALQASMDGFAVASLQEAAASAGMLISATGERSTIPLSALEAAPGGAIVTVAGGVDGEVSIDEAVAVSWVMAESGDPHVQTLTSPSGKTLRVLERGEGINYTAGEGNPIEIMDMSFGVQLASLRELLTREGELAPGLHDLPREADDAVAAAALAALSLA; encoded by the coding sequence ATGAACCGCGCCCTGGATCCACTCGCCGCCCAGCTGCTGCTACGCGCCTACGCGCGGGCCACGAACATGCTCATCGCGGGGCGCTCCTTCGCGACGGACGACCCGACGCTCGCCGCCCTGCTGCGCGCCTTCGGCGCCCACGTGCGCCCGCTGTCGGACGCCGAGGGGACCCCGGCCTCGCCCCCGGTCGTCTTCTCGCTCGAGGAGGACGCGGCCCCGAGGCCCGGGGCGATCACGGTCCTGGCGCCCGGCGGCGTCTTCCGCGCCGTCGTCGCCCCCGACGGGCGCACCATCACGGGCCCCGGCGACGAGGAGCGCATCGAGTGGGCGCGCGCCCACATGCCGGTCACCGAGGCGGCGGCACGCGCCCTGGCTCCCCTGGTGGCGGGCCGAAGCGTGGGGCTCTCCCTCGTCCTGGAACCGAAAACAGCGGCACTGGCTCTCATGCTCTCCGAGGCCGGGGCGCGCGTGAGCGTCTTCGGCTGGGCGTCCGAGACCCGCGAGGACGTCGCGGCCCGCCTGCGCGACGCCGGCATCCCCGTCTTCGCGGACTCGGCAGCCTCCCGCGAGCGCGAGTGGGAGCTCGCGCGCGAGTTTTTGGCTCAGCGCAGCGAATTCCTCCTGGATGACGGCTCCCACCTGATCCGCCTGGCGCACGACACGGAAGACTGCCCGGGCGTCCTGGACGCGCTGGTCGGCGCGGCGGAGGAGACCACCTCGGGGCTGCGCCCCCTGCGTTCTTTCGACCTGCGCATTCCGGTTATGGCCTCGAACGACGCGCGGTCCAAGACCCTGTTCGACAACGCCTACGGGACGGGCCAGTCGTGCTGGACGACGATCCTCGACCTGATCGACCCGCGCGGCGTGGGCGCGCCCGTGGCGGGGATGAGCGTCGTCGTCATCGGCTACGGCGACGTGGGGCGGGGCTGCGCACGCTTCGGCGCGGCGCTCGGCGCGGCCGTGACCGTCGTGGAGCTGGACCCCGTGCGCGCCCTGCAGGCGTCGATGGACGGGTTCGCCGTGGCCTCGCTTCAGGAGGCAGCTGCGAGCGCCGGCATGTTGATCTCCGCGACGGGCGAGCGCTCGACGATCCCGCTGAGCGCACTGGAGGCGGCGCCGGGTGGCGCGATCGTCACAGTCGCCGGCGGGGTCGACGGGGAGGTGTCCATCGACGAGGCAGTGGCCGTCTCCTGGGTCATGGCCGAGTCGGGCGATCCCCACGTGCAGACCCTGACGAGCCCCTCGGGTAAGACCCTGCGCGTCCTTGAGCGCGGGGAGGGCATCAACTACACGGCGGGCGAGGGAAACCCCATCGAGATCATGGACATGAGCTTCGGCGTGCAGCTGGCATCCCTGCGCGAGCTCCTCACCCGCGAAGGCGAGCTGGCCCCCGGCCTGCACGACCTGCCGCGCGAGGCCGACGACGCGGTGGCCGCGGCGGCGCTGGCCGCCCTGTCCCTGGCGTAG
- a CDS encoding YtxH domain-containing protein, protein MSLEDLAKKAEEGFEKVVDAAKEKAEEAKDKLAELAGDAKDKAEDAKDKVEEAAEDAKDKAKDIAEDAKDKAEDAKDELAK, encoded by the coding sequence ATGAGTCTGGAAGATCTGGCAAAGAAGGCCGAAGAAGGCTTCGAGAAGGTCGTTGACGCGGCCAAGGAGAAGGCTGAAGAAGCCAAGGACAAGCTTGCTGAGCTCGCTGGCGATGCTAAGGACAAGGCAGAGGACGCCAAGGACAAGGTCGAAGAGGCCGCCGAGGACGCTAAGGACAAGGCAAAGGACATCGCCGAGGACGCCAAGGACAAGGCGGAGGACGCCAAGGACGAACTCGCAAAGTGA
- a CDS encoding Panacea domain-containing protein, with the protein MMTDQNKVFTIAERILATDPSCDKMKLHKLLYYVQGWSQAWTGRPLFQEAPEAWKFGPVYKSVYAAQNSGTLHSHPTSTASLTKAEIAVIDAVVSAYKTSSSRSLAERTHQEEPWIEARAGLPSSAPSSAQMSLQTMMRYFSTASGPERPQALDCDFQPVSRSFMDSENQRWAGLLARLGS; encoded by the coding sequence ATGATGACGGATCAGAACAAGGTGTTCACGATTGCAGAGCGAATCCTGGCCACCGATCCTTCTTGTGACAAGATGAAGCTACACAAGCTCCTGTACTACGTACAGGGGTGGTCGCAGGCTTGGACGGGTCGCCCGCTGTTCCAAGAGGCTCCTGAAGCATGGAAGTTCGGCCCTGTCTACAAAAGCGTGTATGCAGCGCAGAACAGTGGGACTCTGCACTCTCACCCCACGAGCACAGCTTCGCTGACCAAGGCAGAGATCGCAGTGATCGATGCCGTCGTGAGCGCGTACAAGACAAGCAGCTCGCGGAGTCTTGCAGAACGAACTCACCAAGAGGAACCATGGATCGAGGCACGTGCCGGACTCCCTAGTAGTGCTCCTTCATCTGCGCAGATGTCCCTGCAGACGATGATGCGGTACTTCTCCACTGCCTCCGGACCCGAGCGTCCCCAGGCCCTGGATTGTGATTTTCAGCCGGTTTCTCGCAGTTTCATGGACAGTGAGAATCAACGCTGGGCTGGCCTGTTGGCCCGTCTTGGATCGTGA
- a CDS encoding amino acid ABC transporter permease, with the protein MSDYSNDALATPPVSSVERGRRAYRRKQTVRSILISLASTVVVAGVLIAVVVNSDGWEATRNTFFNGKYFVEAFPQVLSGLWLNIRILAIAVLGVAVFATLLAAARTLAGPVFFPIRFLAAAYTDIFRGVPFLVVLYLIGFGIPALNPTTRIPTAFLGTVALILTYSSYVAEVLRAGLDSVHPSQRYAARSLGLSHGQTLRMIIVPQAIRKVTPALMNDFISMQKDVGLISVLGAVDAIRSAQMVQAKTYNMTSYVVAGLLFIVLSFPFIRLSDWYTARLRKREQMGGAV; encoded by the coding sequence ATGAGTGACTACTCGAATGACGCGCTGGCCACGCCTCCCGTTTCGTCGGTGGAGCGTGGCCGTCGCGCTTATCGGCGCAAGCAGACGGTCCGGTCTATTCTCATCTCCCTGGCCTCCACGGTCGTGGTCGCCGGAGTCCTCATCGCCGTGGTCGTCAACTCCGACGGGTGGGAGGCCACCCGCAACACCTTCTTCAACGGCAAGTACTTCGTCGAGGCTTTCCCCCAGGTCCTGTCCGGCCTGTGGCTCAACATCCGGATCCTGGCGATCGCGGTGCTCGGCGTCGCGGTGTTCGCGACCCTCCTGGCGGCCGCGCGCACGCTGGCCGGTCCCGTGTTCTTCCCGATCCGTTTCCTGGCGGCGGCATACACGGACATTTTCCGTGGCGTCCCCTTCCTGGTCGTCCTCTACCTGATCGGCTTCGGCATCCCCGCGCTCAACCCGACGACGCGCATCCCGACCGCGTTCCTGGGCACGGTCGCGCTGATCCTCACGTACTCCTCATACGTCGCCGAGGTGCTGCGCGCCGGCCTGGACTCGGTGCACCCCTCCCAGCGTTACGCGGCCCGCTCGCTGGGCCTGTCCCACGGGCAGACGCTGCGCATGATCATCGTTCCGCAGGCGATCCGCAAGGTCACGCCCGCCCTGATGAACGACTTCATTTCGATGCAGAAGGACGTCGGCCTGATCTCGGTCCTGGGCGCGGTCGACGCGATCCGCTCGGCCCAGATGGTGCAGGCCAAGACCTACAACATGACCTCCTACGTGGTTGCCGGCCTGCTGTTCATCGTCTTGTCGTTCCCCTTCATTCGCCTGTCGGACTGGTACACGGCCCGGCTGCGTAAGCGCGAGCAGATGGGAGGTGCCGTCTGA
- a CDS encoding ABC transporter substrate-binding protein — protein MRRSVRSLAAVAAVAALGLAACTGGTSSSSSSDAEQTYGPGALPTVTDGKLTVATSDPAYSPWILDNDPASGEGYESAVIYALAEELGYSADNVQWVRATFDSSITPGAKDWDLNIQQFSITDERKNAVDFTSPYYTTTSAIITKAGSPAASATSIADLKDVLIGVQAGTTSQQFASDHLEAGLTQKLQIFNSSDDTVLALQTGRVDAIVVDLPTAFYMVSAQIDDGVIIGQFDDTTGGEEYGIVLPKGSKLTPTVSAAVDRLASSGKLAELQEKWLNEAQNVPTLK, from the coding sequence ATGCGCCGCTCTGTCCGTTCCCTCGCTGCCGTCGCCGCCGTCGCGGCCCTCGGCCTGGCCGCCTGCACGGGCGGCACGAGCTCCTCTTCTTCCTCCGACGCCGAGCAGACCTACGGCCCCGGCGCCCTGCCGACCGTGACGGACGGTAAGCTCACCGTCGCCACCTCCGACCCCGCCTACTCGCCGTGGATCCTGGACAACGACCCGGCCTCGGGCGAAGGCTACGAGTCGGCCGTCATCTACGCGCTGGCCGAGGAACTCGGCTACAGCGCCGACAACGTCCAGTGGGTGCGCGCCACCTTCGACTCGTCGATCACCCCCGGCGCGAAGGACTGGGACCTGAACATTCAGCAGTTCTCCATCACCGACGAGCGCAAGAACGCCGTCGACTTCACCTCCCCCTACTACACGACCACCTCGGCGATCATCACCAAGGCCGGCTCCCCTGCCGCCAGTGCGACATCCATTGCGGACCTCAAGGACGTCCTCATCGGCGTCCAAGCCGGCACGACGTCGCAGCAGTTCGCCTCCGATCACCTGGAGGCCGGACTGACCCAGAAGCTGCAGATCTTCAACTCCTCCGACGACACGGTCCTGGCCCTGCAAACGGGCCGCGTGGACGCGATCGTTGTCGACCTGCCGACCGCCTTCTACATGGTCTCCGCGCAGATCGATGACGGCGTCATCATCGGCCAGTTCGACGACACGACGGGCGGCGAGGAGTACGGCATCGTCCTGCCCAAGGGCTCCAAGCTGACCCCCACGGTCTCCGCCGCGGTCGATCGCCTGGCCTCGTCCGGCAAGCTCGCCGAGCTGCAGGAGAAGTGGCTGAACGAGGCACAGAACGTGCCCACCCTCAAGTGA